A segment of the Anthonomus grandis grandis chromosome 11, icAntGran1.3, whole genome shotgun sequence genome:
ATCTCAATGGAACAAAAATGGACTCAATTAcctataataaaaagaaatctatTAATTCCGTCCAGGTAGTTACGGTAAACGtcaatttcttcaaaaactgAACTCGAATTCCTGGAAAATAGTCTTTCAAACAGTCGAAGTCAAGCCTCAAAGGCCTGGaagaatttattgtttttattgggTTGCACTGTGAAAAACAGGGAAATTAAgtcaactgcctaaaaaaattagtttaaaatcattaatgtagatttttatttattccaggctgtTAAAACCATTAAACGATTTCCAGAAAtcctagaaaaaatatattgaccGATACACGCttgacaatattttttcaataatgttcttaatgtatttttcccttaattcaaatagttaaaattttcgtagtttttcaggattttttttaacataatttcaaTGTAGTTTTCATGCTGCTGTTCAAAATGtcgtacatttttcaaaaatttcagaaaaggAAACGTTAGTGAATTCTTTAacgaataataatttacaggCAATCCAGGAATATACTaggaactgcctggaaaaaattaactcAATTGCCTAAAAAGACCAATAAAATTACCTGGATTACCTAAagaacagatattttttttatttaactacctggaaaaaggccaaaaattaactcaattttttggaaaagagCCAAATGCGACTTTCTTGAAGGAGGCTAAAAggacaaaaaatttattcaactgcctggaataatccaaaaaaattaagtcaactgcttgaaaattgaaaaaataactcTTTGTGGAAAGGGCTAACAACATATTCTGGAAATAAATGTATGCCTGAAAAAGtgccaaaatttaattaaatattcctaCAAAAcgatcaaaaatatataattaactGCATAGAATTCAGATCTCgtaggaaaaaaaacattaaatccTTAATGTAGATTGttatttagtccaggcagttgaaactattAAGCAAATTGCAgaaattcctgaaaaaatatgttttcaatacacgcataaaaatattttttatataattttccttttatccagacagttgaagatgtagaaatattttccaagaattccacaaaaaaatacttaataaatttacaaacaattcagaaaaatattaagaaatagctgaaaaagtccaaaaagtTATCTCTgctgtctggaaaaaaaatagctaaaaattctttaaaaaaaggcCAATAACTAACTCGACAGTCTGAAAAAAACAACAtctactcaactgcctgtaaaaagacaaaaaatatcctggcaaaattaatttaaatgcctgaaaaaggGCCAAAGATGtgtttaattgcctgaaaaaatgccaaaaatgtaTTCTTAAAGGGTGCTAAAAGTGAAATAAACGTcctaaaaaattaccaaaaatatatttaacgaCCTGGAAGAGCCCAAAAAGGTAACCTAACTGCCTCGAAAAATTAGCATATAAAATCCTTAATgtatgtagttttttatttattccaggcaattgaaaacattaaataatttccaaaaataaccaatctacataaataatataaacaattacaAGACATTCTTGTTTTAGGAAAACATGCACAaaatttttcaggattttctttttaatgtagTTTTATTCATAGTAGCACTCATTCCAGTTGAAAATGTAGAAGTATCTTCCTggaaaaactgcctggaaaaggaGCAAAAACCAACTTAGCCCTCtggaacaaaaattaattattgaactttttaaaaaaagaccaATAAGTAACTCGGTGGCttgaacaattaaaaaaaagtatttatatgcCTGCAAGAAGGCAAAATTTACCTCAATTTTATGAAAAAGCGCCAAGCATTCTAAACTATCTtaaataattaccttaaaaCCCTTAAtgtagctttttatttattccaggcagttgaagatttCGTATATCTTCACggaattccaaacaaaaaaatattttaaatttttttgtttatatttgtgtataactgataccaattttaaacttttgtatgtgttccttatattaattttaagttttttctgtgtctgtttgtctttttgtttctttcttcaAATCTATTTCCTCTTAGTAGCCCCTGATAATGGACACCGTTTAGTCCGAAACATGTcgcgaattttaaaaaactgaatgacgattaataaataagtggaggaagGTTgcagactttttattttatcttaaaaaaaaaacactttattccctgaattctttaatatatatcTACAAGAAATCGACAAAACTTTGATGAAAGATCTTTAAGAGGAagttaaagatttttaagagaTCTATGGATTTTATGAATGAAaagtttaaagaaatataagatCATGGCAGAAATGTTCTCTGAACTCTCTAAAAATAACCAGGTTTTTAAGATCAGGAATTCTAGATCTAGAAAAGATTATTAGGATAGAAACTCTCCAAAAAATCAAgcagaaaacataaaaaaaacaaaggctTTCCTATATGAGCTAGTAAAAATTGAAGGTTTCCACTAATGCTGCAGAATTTACACAGATCCAGTACTAACCACTAAAAATGGAGTTCTTTTGTCAGtagtattgtatttttttttggagagaAAGACATAACGAGATAAAGGTTTTAAATATGTGGAACACAAAACTGCTTGGAAAAAGCGACTGGAAAAGCCCACTCAATTTCCTGGTAGAAGGTCGTAATTATACTTGTAAAATAACCATAATTGTTGTACCTTCTCCTACAAGACCCTGGATAACTTCAAAACctatgaataaaatttattcgCTTTATAATTGATgcaattatttgtcatattttcaatgatttttcTCTCTTTGTAGTAATACTAGCCCGCGTGAAAAAAGTACAAACAATCGACACGACAGGCACAAACGTCTACAAAGTGCGCGTGCGTAGGGAATTTAAAATTTCCGAAAAGGGCTTGGTTGCTCTTAAGTCTGGACGGATCCATACGCCTTCGAGTGATTCTATGTGTGGAGCAAACCTCAACATCGGAGAGCTTTACGTCATATCTGGCAATATCTACAGTTTAAGGGTAAGAACCTCTTAAATACTAATCGTATTAATCGGGAACGTCTTGAAAACAATATTTCCATTAGTACTAATAAGTAAAAACTAATTCGAGTGCTTTACCCCTTTGCTTTCTAGTCGggaaaatttaatgaaagaTTCGCGATAAGACGTTTTTCACTTAAGGAATAATAGCATCAGATTTTAGGGcgtttcaatataagttaagaAATCCGTGTTTATTCCAGGCGCACACGAACAGCTGCTTTATGGTGGAGCCGTGGAATAATGTGccgaaaagaagaagaaaatacttGAGAGGGTTGTATAAACATGGATGTACATGTAAAATCGATCGTTATAAAACCACCGGCAATAAGAATTCTTGTACGTGGACGTTTCCCTTGCAGTGTGAAGAAGACGAGGTGAGTCTTTTAGATTTAATAGTTATGAACGTTGTCGAATCATCACATCATGTCATCACAATCATTATTGCGCTAAAGATATTCTCATTGATCGCTTTTGATTTGGTGGATTCACTGCTAAAACAAGGTGACAAGTAAACAAGCGTTACTGGTTTTCAATCGTTAAGCCATCAGTTGTCagagataaataatttaaaagcgGTAAGAAAACGATGTCATGATAATCGTCGTGATAATATACCAAAGGTTTTTAGTAGATGAACCTCCAAAATCACTGTTAAGATTGATAATTTATCGCAAGGTGATAAGGAAACAAACTTGActtgttaaataataatcacATTAATGATAATTTATCATCGTCGAGATGATTGATTATATTATGATAGCCAACTCATCGAATCCAATGAGCAAAAAAATCCTGCTTaattaaaccttttaaaatcgctgttaaaataaatacattttttctattatagggCGGtgaatctttaaaaatcattgctaggatgaattattttattttactcattaaaaaaatatctacaattGCCTTTTAAtcacaattttctttttacttcAGATATATCTGTacctttaaaatcactgctaaaatcatgattttatgacttgcaactttaaaaattgaaatcactgttgtgataaaAGTTATAATCAGTGCTTCTTTTCAAATCTAAGCCGATAATTTGGAACATTTTTTTACAGGTTAAAATGAGTGGATAAGCGTGAAAATTACTGCTGAGGTTTTGTTGATTTATGCCACcgctaattatttaaaatcactgctgagataaaAATTTAACGATATCAATCCATCCAAGCATACATGTATCTTACTGTTGAGATAAATACATTGCATACTACTTATAGGTTGGTGTACATAAGCTATTAAGCTATCTAAAGTTTAATTGTTTATCACTGCCGAGAAAAATAGATTATGACATCCTAGCTGACTTAGTTTTACTTATGAAAGGgtactaaacttaaaaaatcactgctgagataatGGTTTTATCACTTTTATAATTATCTAGTATATTTGTTGCCTATACTAAAAATCActactaaaattgaaaatgttttatCAGTTAACGTGATAAAATGAATCAATTAAATCACcgttgaaattattatttcatctCGATAGTTATCCAGTCCTATATGGAccttaaaaatcactgttgagaaaaATACATTGTATAGGTCGATAAGCaaaaagttatctaaaaaaTACTCGTTAATCACTatagagaaaaataaatttggacatCTAAACCGATGaggcaaattttgttttacttctgaaaagtatctgaacctttaaaatcactgttgagattaCGGTTTTGACTTGTAAACGGATAAAATAATTATCCAGTATATTGGTTGCTTACAGGTCGAGAGAcaattaaaattgttgtttgttttttatatcaaagcctataaatagtaaaaataagtAGATAAACTTCTGAAAAATTACTGCTGAAATGTTGATGatttatgtgaaataaaaatgaacactTTTTTTTACTGATTAAACCTCATTAAAATCACTGCTACGATAAACATGTTATTACTTTGAACCAGTAAGGAGAAAAATGGACTATTGTAGTAAGATAAAAAATGAGATTTAACGCCGAATCAAccttaaaaatcactgttgagatcaTCATTTAATCGCAtgttaagaaaaatttatttattgcttttgAATCAATAAACTAGAAAATCGCAGCTGAGATAAATGTTTTATCATGTGAGTGAGTGAAAAACATATAAAACTGATTTCTTTAATTACCGTCAAGACAAATATattataagcaaaaaattatttacaattgcTGATGCGCTAATTGTTTTACTCCTGAGAGGTAtcttaacttttaaaatcacTACTGAGATAATGGTTTTATCAATTGTATCctagataaaataattatccaCTGTATTGACTGTTTATAAATCgatgaataattaaaatcactgctgtgataaaaATGTTTACTCAGCGCTTATTTGTAAATATGAgccaataaactttttttactggTTAACATGATTAGATGAATTGTGAAAATCACCGATGAGTTCATAATTTTATCACGATACTTATTTAGTGCATATGGGTCAATAATATTGAACATCACTGCTGAGACAAATGTTTTATCATGTCCAAGCCGATaagtaaagaaatatataaaatttgtttttttaatcacCAACAagataaatatgtaaaaatatccaACCTGCCCAGGCTCATATCCGTATCTTAAAAAACACTGTTGagataaatacattaaattctaCTTTATAGGTCTTGGATAATTAAAATCGCTGCTGTGATAAAAATGTTACTGAGTGCTTGTTTTTAAATCTAAGCCGAAAACTTAAATCTAACTGAAAAACACTGCTGGAATAAACATATTATCACTTTTAAGAacaaacatatatttttgtagGCAGTCGATGAACGAATAAAGTCTctattaatatgaaataatttttagtttttcttttaaactacTGCTAAGAGAAATATGTTACACCATCCAAGCCGATATTTTTACGCTAAATGTACCGTAAAAATCACTGTCAagtttattggtttttaaaacCATCGTTAATATATcgcatgttaaaaataatatattgttgATGGTcgataaatgtaaaaataacgACTGAGTCATAATCTCAAAATCTGAAAACTTGTGTTGCAGGTTTAGgacttcaaataaaactgattttatttcagaagaaaTTACGACCTTTTGGCCGTTAATTAGGGCATCTTTAGGGCTAGAAATGACACGCTACAgttaaagaaacaaataaatgaataaataaataaattaaactattaaataaaaacactagaAAATAGGTAGTCTTATTTTCTTTATGAATTTACCCTTTTTTTTGCTCCTACTGAGTTATCATatgtataaaatgttaaaaaagtgGAGTATTTCAATCTAGAATATGTACAGCAAAGGATAGTGTTAAGATGTACATACccatttctgtttaaaaaatcagCCTATTTCCATTGATGAGTTATGAAAACATTATAAAGGGTTGCGCTTTAGAACTACGTTAACAAGTTTACAAAAACACCACAATTTAAGAAACAAAACACAGTTATGTTCTTACATGGGTGGTTTAATGTCATAATTTATGAATATACAGTAACTGATTATATCGTGTTCTAAGGTTTTGAATGTCTGTTTATACAATTTTCTGTGTCGTTAATATGAATGTATATTTCAAAGACATTtcgcttaaaaaattttttttctccctCCAACatcataactttaaaaatgtggATTCTAGCCCTAAAGATGTTCTAAATAAGGGACGAAACGTCGGCATTTcatatgaaataaaatcagtTATTTGAAGTCCTAAACCTGCAACACTTCTTCTCCATTTCACACTAAGGAGGTTAAACTTTATTAATGGCTACTTGTATTGATGTTTAATAACAATCTACTGAGAAGACTCCATTAAGTTCTccacctgaaataaaaaatcgacgggtctcaccCACAAAATTCGTACGTAAATCAGTTTATAGCAAATTTTTCTCTTaattcatattaaattattttttcaatagaactTTACTACCAAAATACGAACAAACGAGAAACGACCCTTAGGCACGCCATTATACACTTACGGGTTATTTTCCCATAACATAATGGTTTTAACATCACATGAAACCTCAAttgaaatgttttgttttttcaggGAGTTTGTTTACGGCAAGCCAGCGGTGCGTGCAGATGGAACAAAAACAGAGCCCTAACCGAGTGCAAATTTCGCCACCAGAGGCCCACGGTACAAATTAAGAGTTTAACCACTAATTCCACCAGTTTCGGGCGTCATTTCGTTCCCCTTTCGTTAATTCCTTAAATTGTTTcgttaatttattgtaaatacgGTTGTGGATTTGCTCTAAtataactatataaaaaaaattatcgtcatatatcaaaatgttatgcaacaaaaacaatatatttgaACACATATAAATGGCGATTTATTCAGGATCGATTCGGCGTAAAACTCGATTAAAATTACCGACAATGAAACCCGCATGAGTTTTATGTGCGGCCTCAATaattaaatcgaaaattttaaattgagttTCCTTTATTCGTgcttgattattttatttgaaaattattctttaaaacttACCATTTCGGTGTGATCGGGGTAAAATGTTTGCTCGATCAGTGGGAAACTCTCTTTGCCCATTCGGCGTTGTAGTTGGACTAAATGACCAAAAACCCAAGGTTTGTCCtgtaaaatacacatttttcaaatagttttttcttttttaatttataatgttttacCTGGAAGTTGTAAATGGCATCTAAATTGTTAATACTCGGCACCCCGCCCAGTTTGAAGgccaaaagtaattttttgtgatCCTCCCCGGCGTCCTTGAGGTTTTGTCTTACCTGGagaagaaaatacatttttttttgtagtattgttattaatttatttagaaaataagttgactaatttatttttattgttttttttatttaagggttATTCTCGTTATTTTGATATGTACAAAGCCTTTTCtaacaataattaaaacatagtttagttttttaaattgttttttattggaCACCTAAAACCGTCATATCCTTGTCAAAATGGTGAAGGAACCTGAAGACTCAAACCGTTCAGTCTTCTCCCTTCGACCCACAGGAACACTCGCGAGAAAGTACGATCactatatattaaattttgaaaattaccatgtcatatttatttatgcaccacttttttaggaaatatttagTGTTTTCTTTAGTGAATCACAATTAGCTGAGCACGTTCAAGTcggattcaaatttaatttcaaagatAAATATGGGAGTCGCGTATAGGTTCAAAAAGCTAAATGCCTCGGAATCCTGGGTCCAAATAAAACGTTTGTAgaggtaattttaaatttccacaCGTACGCCATACACGGAGATAAAACGTGATCGACTAATATATACACAAGTCTGTATGttgtactataaaaaaaaaacatcttctTGACAAAATGGCGAAAGAGTACGTTAACATTGAACGGCAAAAAAGTTGAATTAAGTGTTAACTTTCCATTACTTACAGCTTGCAAATCTTTGCTCCAAAGACCAACCAAAGGTCGTTTCTGCTgcagaataaattattttttacttataggCAGTTGAGCAGCAGTTGACCTGGAGCCAAGTTATTTTAGCTTTAATCAATTCATTATAGTATAAAACTTGCAGTAAGCCAAAGTCTAACTTGTTTTGATTTAGAGGCATTATGGGATGATTTAGAGCAACTTGGATCAGTTTAGAGTAATCCAAGTTATTTTGGAATGAGTGGGATCAATTTGGAAGGATCCACTATCCTGAAATAACATTCTATTTTAATCCATAAAGAGTAATAATTTGATAGAGTAACTTCGAATAAGCTAAGACCtggaattgattttttttttcaatttaaaggcATTTCGAGATAATTTAGAACAAATTGCTTATGAAATGTAAAAGCGGAATGGGTCAAGTTTctggaatattttaatacattgaATTTAGAGACATTTGGAGGCAACTTTGGATGAAGCATTTACATTGAAATCATATTTCATTCCAATTTGGAATGGCTTGGAGCAATTTGAAGTAAGCTAAAATCTTGTAAGGAAACTCTCATTTAGAGGCATTATAAgatgattcaaaaaaaaaattataagatgaCCCAAGTTTCTGAAATAACATTCTAGTTTAATACATAGAAGGCAGAGGGACTCTAGAGATAAGAATAACTGAATAGAGTAACTTATAATAAACTAAGCACCtaaaattagttaattattaagttcctggaataatataaCTTCTATTCATTTATATTGAGACAAAAAGTAATCGGCTATAAATAAGAAATGCATTTTCTTGATAAATGGCGAAAGTGAAAGTGTTTACTCCTCCCTCCGATCCACAGCAACAGTCGTAAGTACGACTACtagctattaaatttttaatattttcatgtcatctatttaaattatgcacgcTTTTTTAGGTAATATTTAGTTTCCTCTTTAAAGTGCCCTTGAGAACCTCAATacagaattaaaattaactgaGCACGTTTAAGttggattaaattttaatttcgaaGATAAATATGGAACAACAAGTTCAAAAAGCTAAACACCTCGAAATCCCTCGGTTCCAAATAAAACGTGTGTAGAGGTAATTTTAAATTGCCACACGTATACTCTACATAGAGATAGAACGTGATCGGCTAATATATACATAAGTCCGCATTTGTACCTAAAAAAACGCATTTTCTTGAGAAAATGGCGAAAGAGCACATTAACGTTGAAAGCGTTTAGTGTTCCGTCCGATCCACAGTCGAAAATCGAAAAGTCGATGAAGTATTTGACAGGAATATAAAGTTTAGGTCTGAGAAAGGTTTGTCAAATTCCAGCagaactaaatatattttaggaaaCCTACTTATCGATAGTTGGGAATTtccaaaatgaattaaaataattattatacatattgaAACATAAGGAGACCTAAAAGATCAATTATTAGCaggttaaagaatattatagaAAGGGAGGAATAGCCGattattaaaattgagttttaggATGTATTTTGCTAATTCGCCCCAAAAATTAACGGGAAAAATGCTGAattaaatgtcttaaatataACTTTCCATTACTTATAGCTTGTAAATCTTTGCTCCAGAGACCCCTCGAATGTCTTTTCTGATgtaaaataaattcctttttacTTACAGGCATTTCCAGTTGACTTCCTGAAATAACATTCTATTTTAATTCATAGAAGATTATAACTCAATAGAGTAATTTTGAATAACCCAAGCACTGGAAATTAGTTAACTTCATTTGAATTTAAAGGCGTTTCAATATAATGTAATTAAACAAGGAATAgctcaagttcctggaataatttaacttttttaaatttacatggAGATAAAACGTCAGCTGATAATATACATAAGTCCGCATAATGTACCATAAAAAAACGCATCTTCTTAACAAAATGCTGAAAGAGCTCGTTAACCTTCAAAGTGTTTAGTCCTCCCTTCGACCCACAATCTAAAAGCCGAGAATCTTCGGCTAAAGTAAAGCAACGATACACAACTTAAAACTTACTTACCAATAAGAAATCGGGTCTAAAAGATCTTCCTACCCGGGTACCACCCCTGGTGACGGTCATTGATACGGTGGCGCCATCCGAAGTGGCCGTAACCGTAATCTCCTTGAACTCCGCCTGTTCCACTTTGATTTCGTACTCCCCGATCCGTTTTCCACGAAAGTATTTGCTCCAATCGGTGTTTTGGTCGTCGACGACCAAAAGGCTCAAATGACGTCCGGAAACTGAGGAGGTGACGCGGGTGGCACTGGAAACTGCCGCCCCCAAGATGGACGCCCCTTGGTCCCTCGCCTGTCCGGTCAAGGATTGAACCCTTTGCAGAAGACTCTCGCGGGACTTGGCTGGCGAACTGGGGGCACTGGTGGTTTTCGAACCGCTGCGTAGGTTAAGTGAGAGATCGCCGCTTGTGTTTGATTGGGAGGGAGGAGGTGGTGGAGGAGCCTGGAAAGAAAAAGGGCGGAATATAGTGATTAGTAGTAAGTAGCTTTACACGCCTGGTCAACTCAGGTTTTGGGTGTGgcaatttattaagaaatctctGCTGCGTACTAGCTACTCTCCAATTTTAGAGTTTATTGAttattcaaagaaaaaatattttgaggctATGGATTTTATAAACGGAACAATGTGCGCTAGGTAAAGTTTCTAATACCTAAACTTTTCACTATAGACCCAAGTAGAACATTAAGGAACAAGTTCCGTCGCTGTTTCCCTCGAAGTTTCTAATTATCTTAGAAGGAAATTCATCTATTGATTTACGTCTGATTTACGTACGAAGGGAATAATGGAGCGTtgaatttaaatcaaattatatactGTCTGAAAATTCTTTTTAGTAGGGTTTTTAAGCTGGAAAAATCTCAAAAGGATCAATTTATTGTAATAAGtatattttctcaattttaaaaattaaaaaatttaaaatagtaaaattttacgaaaataactatttatttctaaaacttatAGGTatatgttatattaaattaatggtATTTTAACCGTCCATtagaatacaaaataaaacataaggtgttccatttaaaaaaatgaacttttcaCCATTTTAGTAAATGgaagatttcaatttaattttcgactCTATATAATGCTGATAGATTAGTTTATCTTAATTAGCTGATAGTTAATTAAGACTCTTAAAATGATATCtaaaatttgagctttttaggaacttaaatagctaaacaattagttatcccttagtttttaacaaaaaacacgcaatttttttttagaaaaccgctaaagataggtatagcgaaatatgattaaaaaagactaaaatgaAGCAGGGAAtcaaataatatgaaaatatataggcttttctaattaaaaaaatcaaaggtgtTGCAATTTTTCTatgtcatcaattttttttattagatatcttttttagaacaattttaagtgcatttacttcatatttttgaaatgtatcatattttatatgttttcagaaaaaagGAATTGAAAAGTAAGAATAAAAAAGTGAAATccgtttttttcatttttagtagaataagttttagaggcttttaaattcataaaaacagcAATTTCCAAAACCGCGTAGGTATCTTAGATACAGCTGAATAAAAGTATGGAATCTGATACATCAAAATGCttataattttgtgtagaatccaaaaatgtaatcacatacagggtgttgcatttaaaataagagagttGTTACTGACAACAGCTACATGAGacaaaatttttgttgaaaaaaatacacaaccaaaaatattaatcgaggtgtgcgagcgtttt
Coding sequences within it:
- the LOC126742119 gene encoding tissue inhibitor of metalloproteinase, with protein sequence MKAKFLTISLALLLGSISVCNACSCMRTHPQEHYCRSDFVILARVKKVQTIDTTGTNVYKVRVRREFKISEKGLVALKSGRIHTPSSDSMCGANLNIGELYVISGNIYSLRAHTNSCFMVEPWNNVPKRRRKYLRGLYKHGCTCKIDRYKTTGNKNSCTWTFPLQCEEDEGVCLRQASGACRWNKNRALTECKFRHQRPTVQIKSLTTNSTSFGRHFVPLSLIP